The following are encoded in a window of Spea bombifrons isolate aSpeBom1 chromosome 2, aSpeBom1.2.pri, whole genome shotgun sequence genomic DNA:
- the LOC128473657 gene encoding uncharacterized protein LOC128473657 encodes MADTASGSNAPPADIQAWIQVAIKEALANLTPALPASTIPQVSFSQPSGSDSESSAGSPPPKRPWKGSSAHANKGKGPAKRAKRRADHASAGPSTLANPSGDAPDYTPPSGDARDYSSDEDSNFQLTQELGSGEPLTSSEAALQCADPSEADLVYTPQGETLFDPRFIRHPRSAEWTPPDHIARYLQVWMRKALDKEVRNKLRAECPRPTIPGKVTATPEFDSFMVTYMNKKGRDPRRGLEKGLKSTQDKLLDVSGPMTQIFVLADEATAQNSPLDPGLIKDWVQRGLCLLGNANAAISAERRKAALLRIDPRLADMADKELGPKADGKLFGDPFISELRKHAGNYTTINKVETSLKKVFQAQGVFHRAGRQRGRAASRGTFTGPRYSYSPVSTPQYNPTFRTPFPASRGFQRGRGRGGRGRTRFSSA; translated from the coding sequence atggcTGATACAGCTTCTGGCTCTAATGCTCCCCCTGCTGATATCCAAGCCTGGATTCAGGTGGCAATTAAAGAGGCTCTGGCCAATTTAACCCCGGCCCTGCCGGCATCCACCATTCCTCAGGTCTCCTTCTCTCAACCCTCAGGCTCTGATTCAGAGAGCTCTGCAGGGTCCCCACCTCCCAAAAGACCTTGGAAAGGATCTAGCGCTCATGCCAATAAAGGCAAAGGTCCGGCTAAACGTGCCAAACGCCGCGCAGATCATGCTTCGGCAGGACCTTCCACATTAGCAAACCCTTCGGGGGATGCACCTGATTATACACCTCCCTCGGGAGATGCCCGTGATTATTCCTCTGATGAGGATTCAAATTTTCAGTTGACCCAGGAACTTGGTTCAGGTGAGCCCTTAACCAGTTCAGAGGCTGCATTACAATGCGCAGATCCTTCGGAAGCAGACCTAGTTTACACCCCTCAGGGTGAAACCCTATTTGACCCCCGTTTTATTCGCCACCCTAGGTCGGCTGAGTGGACACCTCCAGACCATATAGCCCGCTATTTGCAGGTCTGGATGCGCAAGGCCTTAGATAAAGAGGTGCGCAATAAACTTAGGGCCGAATGCCCTCGTCCCACTATCCCGGGCAAAGTTACGGCCACCCCAGAATTCGATTCTTTCATGGTCACATATATGAACAAAAAGGGTAGAGACCCACGTAGGGGTTTGGAGAAGGGTTTGAAATCCACACAGGATAAATTATTAGATGTTTCTGGTCCTATGACTCAGATTTTTGTGCTGGCTGATGAGGCAACAGCCCAAAATTCTCCCCTTGACCCAGGGCTAATCAAAGATTGGGTACAGCGGGGGTTATGCCTGTTAGGCAACGCCAACGCGGCAATTTCAGCCGAACGTCGCAAGGCAGCGCTGCTTAGAATTGACCCCCGGCTGGCCGATATGGCTGATAAAGAACTTGGTCCCAAAGCCGATGGCAAATTATTTGGGGATCCCTTTATTTCTGAGTTACGCAAACATGCGGGTAATTACACCACAATCAATAAGGTCGAGACTTCTCTTAAGAAAGTATTTCAAGCACAAGGTGTTTTTCACCGGGCTGGCAGACAGCGGGGCCGTGCTGCCAGCCGTGGAACCTTCACTGGCCCTAGATACAGCTACAGTCCGGTTTCCACACCCCAATATAATCCCACCTTTCGGACTCCGTTTCCCGCTTCCAGAGGGTTCCAGAGAGGTCGTGGCAGAGGTGGACGTGGACGAACAAGATTTTCATCTG